The proteins below come from a single Streptomyces sp. SCSIO 75703 genomic window:
- a CDS encoding GntR family transcriptional regulator, with amino-acid sequence MANTEDDRRPKYQRIADTLRQAIQSGEYGPGDRLPGENDLMAVHGVARMTARQALSVLRDEGIAEARKGAGVFVRAFRPLRRRGIQRLARQQWGNGRSIWSADIEDRGLEVDQVAVSEESAPDSVGRVLDLADGETVCVRRRRFVLDGKPVLLATSYLPLSLVAGSAVTQEDTGQGGTYARLAELGCEPAHFREEIRSRMPSQAEARQLSMSAGTPVILICRTAFTEEGRPVEVNEMTLDAASYILEYDFDA; translated from the coding sequence ATGGCCAACACCGAAGATGACCGTCGGCCCAAGTACCAACGGATCGCGGACACCTTGCGACAGGCGATCCAGTCGGGTGAGTACGGTCCTGGTGATCGGCTTCCGGGAGAGAACGACCTGATGGCCGTTCACGGCGTGGCCCGCATGACCGCCCGCCAAGCCTTGAGCGTTCTCCGGGACGAAGGCATCGCCGAAGCCCGAAAGGGTGCCGGCGTGTTCGTCCGGGCGTTCCGCCCGCTTCGGCGCCGAGGGATTCAGCGGCTGGCTCGCCAGCAATGGGGTAATGGCCGGTCCATCTGGTCGGCGGACATCGAGGACCGCGGGCTCGAGGTGGACCAGGTCGCCGTGTCCGAGGAGTCCGCGCCCGACAGCGTCGGCAGGGTCCTGGACCTGGCCGACGGCGAGACGGTGTGCGTGCGGCGCCGGCGCTTCGTCCTGGACGGTAAGCCTGTCCTGCTCGCCACGAGCTATCTGCCCCTGTCCCTGGTCGCCGGATCCGCGGTCACCCAGGAGGACACCGGCCAGGGCGGAACGTACGCGAGGCTCGCCGAACTCGGCTGCGAGCCGGCGCACTTCCGCGAAGAGATCCGCTCACGTATGCCGTCGCAGGCCGAGGCGCGCCAGTTGAGCATGTCCGCGGGCACCCCGGTCATCCTCATCTGCCGCACCGCGTTCACGGAGGAAGGCCGCCCCGTCGAGGTCAACGAAATGACCCTGGACGCCGCGTCGTACATCCTGGAATACGACTTCGACGCCTGA
- a CDS encoding GntR family transcriptional regulator, with protein sequence MTSLPSILGGLDPTSDRAVFRQIADQLREAIDRGRFKEGEKLPSEAELVEHYGVSRMTVRNSFSILQGEGLVHAEHGRGVFVRPRPPVRRLASDRFARRHREQGKSAFIVEADAAGSHPTVDSLEVKEEKASQDISTRLGSVRRVLARRRRYLLDGRPVEFATSYLPLDIARGTQIAEPNPGPGGIYARLEELGHQLDHFEEEIRARMPSPSEVKTLQLASGVPVIHLIRTAFDTSGRAVEVCDTVMAADAYVLSYQLPAT encoded by the coding sequence GTGACGTCTCTACCGAGCATTCTCGGCGGCCTCGACCCGACCAGTGATCGTGCCGTCTTCCGGCAGATCGCCGACCAGCTGCGCGAGGCCATCGACCGTGGGCGATTCAAGGAGGGAGAGAAGCTGCCCTCTGAAGCTGAGCTGGTCGAGCACTACGGGGTGTCCCGGATGACGGTCCGGAACTCCTTCTCGATTCTCCAGGGCGAGGGCCTGGTGCATGCCGAGCACGGCCGGGGCGTCTTCGTCCGGCCCCGGCCTCCGGTGCGCCGCCTCGCCTCCGACCGGTTCGCCCGGCGCCACCGCGAGCAGGGCAAGTCCGCGTTCATCGTGGAGGCCGATGCCGCCGGCAGTCACCCCACTGTGGACAGCCTGGAGGTGAAGGAGGAGAAGGCCAGTCAGGACATCTCCACCCGGCTCGGCTCCGTGCGGCGCGTGCTGGCCCGGCGTCGCCGGTACCTGCTCGACGGCCGGCCGGTCGAGTTCGCCACGTCCTACCTCCCGCTCGACATCGCCCGCGGTACGCAGATCGCCGAGCCCAACCCGGGCCCCGGCGGCATCTACGCCCGTCTCGAGGAACTGGGCCACCAGCTCGACCACTTCGAGGAGGAGATCCGGGCCCGGATGCCCTCGCCGTCCGAGGTGAAGACGCTCCAACTGGCCTCCGGCGTGCCGGTGATCCACCTGATCCGTACCGCCTTCGACACTTCGGGACGGGCCGTGGAGGTCTGCGACACGGTGATGGCGGCCGACGCCTACGTCCTCTCCTACCAGCTTCCGGCGACCTGA
- a CDS encoding DUF5959 family protein: protein MESTDGVINLIHLADTPGTGGHSVSVRVLGRFQPGILTGHDFLDCEIVIVAESVNATFPVTLLPEDLEDWEDALAALGSGRFAMWLESGRTPSMKFKPDESGGLWVSVHDGPASGVTVTVPLFVLSSAWVDEQRDLLTRVREVYPREVVETSPGAYEWRRDTRS, encoded by the coding sequence ATGGAGTCGACGGATGGCGTCATCAACCTGATTCACCTGGCCGACACACCCGGCACCGGCGGCCACAGTGTCTCCGTACGCGTCTTGGGTCGCTTTCAACCCGGAATCCTGACCGGCCACGACTTCCTCGACTGCGAGATCGTCATCGTGGCGGAATCCGTCAACGCCACTTTCCCTGTGACTCTCCTCCCTGAAGATCTGGAGGACTGGGAGGACGCCTTGGCAGCCCTGGGGTCCGGTCGGTTCGCCATGTGGCTCGAATCCGGGCGGACTCCTTCCATGAAGTTCAAGCCCGACGAGAGCGGTGGACTCTGGGTATCCGTGCATGACGGGCCGGCGTCAGGGGTCACTGTCACCGTCCCGCTGTTCGTGCTCTCGTCGGCATGGGTCGACGAGCAGCGGGACCTACTAACCCGGGTACGCGAGGTCTACCCGAGAGAGGTCGTCGAGACGTCGCCCGGCGCCTACGAGTGGCGGCGTGACACCCGCTCCTGA
- a CDS encoding NUDIX hydrolase: MSVAGVIVDDQGRALLIKRRDNGHWEPPGGVLEREETIPEALQREVLEETGIKIELPATLTGVYKNMTGLIVSLVFRCQAADGTPTTGDETRALRWATREEVIELADEAYAIRVLDALDAASPPAVRAHDGVKLV, from the coding sequence GTGAGCGTCGCCGGGGTCATCGTCGATGACCAAGGCCGGGCCCTCCTGATCAAGCGCCGCGACAACGGCCACTGGGAACCGCCGGGCGGAGTCCTCGAACGCGAGGAAACCATCCCCGAGGCACTTCAGCGCGAAGTCCTCGAAGAAACCGGCATCAAGATCGAGCTTCCCGCGACCCTGACCGGCGTCTACAAGAACATGACGGGCCTGATCGTCTCCCTCGTCTTCCGCTGCCAGGCGGCCGACGGTACTCCCACCACGGGGGACGAGACCCGCGCACTGCGCTGGGCCACCCGCGAAGAAGTCATCGAACTCGCCGACGAGGCATACGCGATCCGCGTCCTCGACGCACTCGACGCGGCATCCCCGCCGGCCGTCCGCGCCCACGACGGCGTGAAACTCGTCTAG
- the phoU gene encoding phosphate signaling complex protein PhoU, whose translation MRDAYHEELDSIGDGLVEMGRLVGSAIGRATTAILDADLKLAEEVIEGDEKVDELQHDLEARAITLLARQQPVATDLRIVVTSLRMSADLERSGDLAQHVAKLARLRYPSRAVPRDLHATILEMGQLAQRLMAKAAEVIITKDVELALQLEQDDDEMDLLHRTLFQHLMDDRWKHGIETAVDVTLLGRYYERYADHAVAVAKRVVYLVTGEHADELQADLPAVSRGEATGTAEAAEES comes from the coding sequence ATGCGGGACGCCTACCACGAGGAACTGGACTCGATCGGCGACGGTCTGGTGGAGATGGGCCGGCTGGTCGGTTCGGCGATCGGACGCGCCACGACCGCCATCCTCGACGCCGACCTGAAGCTCGCCGAGGAGGTGATCGAGGGCGACGAGAAGGTCGACGAGCTCCAGCACGACCTGGAGGCTCGGGCGATCACCCTGCTGGCCCGGCAGCAGCCGGTCGCCACGGACCTGCGCATCGTCGTCACGTCGCTGCGGATGTCGGCTGACCTGGAGCGTTCGGGTGACCTGGCCCAGCACGTGGCCAAGCTGGCCCGGCTGCGCTACCCGTCGCGGGCGGTCCCCCGCGACCTGCACGCCACCATCCTGGAGATGGGGCAGCTCGCCCAGCGGCTGATGGCCAAGGCGGCCGAGGTGATCATCACCAAGGACGTCGAGCTGGCCCTCCAGTTGGAGCAGGACGACGACGAGATGGACCTCCTGCACCGCACCCTCTTCCAGCACCTGATGGACGACCGCTGGAAGCACGGCATCGAGACGGCCGTCGACGTGACCCTGCTGGGCCGCTACTACGAGCGGTACGCGGACCACGCCGTGGCGGTCGCCAAGCGGGTGGTGTACCTGGTCACCGGCGAGCACGCCGACGAACTCCAGGCGGACCTGCCGGCGGTGAGCCGGGGCGAGGCGACGGGAACGGCGGAGGCGGCCGAGGAGAGCTGA
- a CDS encoding response regulator transcription factor, with protein MTRVLVVEDEESFSDALSYMLRKEGFEVAVATTGPDGLDEFERNGADLVLLDLMLPGLPGTEVCRQLRGRSNVPVIMVTAKDSEIDKVVGLEIGADDYVTKPFSSRELVARIRAVLRRRGEPEEIAPAALEAGPVRMDVDRHVVTVGGTKVDLPLKEFDLLEMLLRNAGRVLTRMQLIDRVWGADYVGDTKTLDVHVKRLRAKIEPDPGAPRYLVTVRGLGYKFEP; from the coding sequence GTGACCCGTGTGCTCGTCGTCGAGGACGAGGAGTCCTTCTCCGACGCCCTGTCGTACATGCTCCGCAAGGAGGGCTTCGAGGTCGCGGTCGCGACCACGGGGCCCGACGGACTCGACGAGTTCGAGCGCAACGGCGCCGACCTCGTCCTCCTCGACCTGATGCTGCCCGGCCTGCCGGGCACCGAGGTCTGCCGCCAGCTCCGCGGCCGCTCCAACGTCCCCGTGATCATGGTCACGGCCAAGGACAGCGAGATCGACAAGGTCGTGGGGCTGGAGATAGGGGCGGACGACTACGTCACCAAGCCCTTCTCCTCCCGCGAACTGGTCGCCCGGATCCGCGCCGTGCTGCGCCGCCGCGGCGAGCCCGAGGAGATCGCCCCCGCCGCGCTGGAGGCCGGCCCGGTCCGCATGGACGTGGACCGGCACGTGGTGACCGTCGGCGGTACCAAGGTCGACCTGCCGCTGAAGGAGTTCGACCTGCTGGAGATGCTGCTGCGCAACGCGGGCCGGGTGCTGACCCGCATGCAGCTCATCGACCGGGTGTGGGGCGCCGACTACGTCGGCGACACCAAGACCCTGGACGTCCACGTCAAGCGGCTGCGCGCCAAGATCGAGCCCGACCCGGGCGCACCGCGGTACCTGGTGACCGTGCGGGGTCTCGGCTACAAGTTCGAGCCGTAG
- a CDS encoding site-specific integrase gives MAGHIQDRWYRTETGPDGKARKVKTERYGSGQRYRARYVGPDGTEKSKSFPDRQKRLADQWLAHIEADMARGQYIDPRAARITFQQYAERWVVTQGADPNTQASMESQLRLHAFPYLGSRPLGSFQPAHIRDWVRQLQENGVRGSYARTIYSNVRAALSAAVDDGHLPRNPCAARSVRPPTVDNKRIVPWTPERVFAVRAAMPERYQAMVDLGGGCGLRQGEILGVAVDAIDFESDTLHVVQQLKLSRSKAVFAPPKGGKLRDVPLPGPVADALRAHMKRFPPVEITLPWKVADGPPVTKRLIFTGPRGGHVWRTSLNEEAWKPALAAAGVIPVPKRGQPYAESRENGMHALRHFYASVLLDAGENIKALAEYLGHSDPGLTLRVYAHLMPSSRERTSRAVSDVYSKLLHPEP, from the coding sequence ATGGCCGGACACATCCAGGACCGCTGGTACAGAACCGAGACCGGACCGGACGGGAAGGCGCGCAAGGTCAAGACCGAGCGCTACGGGTCCGGTCAGCGCTACCGCGCTCGCTACGTCGGTCCGGACGGCACGGAGAAGTCCAAGAGCTTCCCCGACCGTCAGAAGCGGCTCGCCGATCAGTGGCTGGCGCACATCGAGGCGGACATGGCGCGCGGGCAGTACATTGACCCGCGCGCCGCCCGGATCACCTTCCAGCAGTACGCCGAGCGATGGGTCGTCACGCAGGGCGCCGACCCGAACACCCAAGCCTCGATGGAGTCGCAACTCCGGCTGCACGCCTTCCCCTACCTCGGCTCGCGTCCGCTCGGCTCCTTCCAGCCGGCGCACATCCGGGACTGGGTGCGGCAGTTGCAGGAGAACGGCGTCCGTGGGTCGTACGCCCGGACGATCTACTCCAACGTGCGCGCGGCGCTCAGCGCGGCCGTGGACGACGGCCACCTTCCCCGCAACCCGTGTGCGGCCCGGTCCGTCCGTCCGCCGACCGTCGACAACAAGCGCATCGTGCCCTGGACGCCCGAGCGGGTCTTCGCCGTCCGGGCCGCCATGCCCGAGCGCTACCAAGCCATGGTCGACCTGGGCGGCGGCTGCGGGCTCCGCCAGGGCGAGATCCTGGGCGTGGCCGTCGACGCGATCGACTTCGAGTCGGACACGCTCCACGTGGTCCAGCAACTGAAGCTGAGCCGCAGCAAGGCCGTGTTCGCGCCGCCGAAGGGCGGCAAGCTGCGGGACGTGCCGCTTCCCGGCCCCGTCGCCGATGCCCTCCGGGCGCACATGAAGCGGTTCCCGCCGGTCGAGATCACCTTGCCGTGGAAGGTGGCCGACGGTCCTCCGGTGACCAAGCGGCTCATCTTCACCGGGCCGCGCGGCGGGCACGTCTGGCGTACGTCGCTCAACGAGGAGGCATGGAAACCGGCGCTCGCCGCGGCCGGCGTCATCCCCGTGCCCAAGCGAGGCCAGCCGTACGCGGAGTCACGCGAGAACGGCATGCACGCGCTGCGCCACTTTTACGCCTCGGTGCTCCTGGACGCGGGGGAGAACATCAAGGCCCTCGCCGAGTACCTGGGCCACTCGGACCCGGGCCTGACGCTCCGTGTGTACGCGCACCTCATGCCCTCCAGCCGGGAGCGGACCAGCAGAGCCGTGTCCGACGTCTATTCGAAGCTTCTGCACCCCGAACCGTGA
- a CDS encoding GNAT family N-acetyltransferase translates to MAASITYEWRGDFEDAELDALHAEGFGHPVTRTPWRARLERHSLGWVCAREDGSLVGFVNVLGDGGVHAFLLDTVVARRCRTRGVGSALVAKAAEEARAARCTWLHVDFEDHLRPFYLDACGFRATAAGLLRL, encoded by the coding sequence ATGGCCGCGTCGATCACGTACGAGTGGCGTGGCGACTTCGAGGACGCGGAACTCGACGCGCTGCACGCCGAGGGCTTCGGTCACCCCGTCACCCGCACTCCGTGGCGGGCCCGGCTGGAGCGCCACAGCCTCGGGTGGGTCTGCGCCCGCGAAGACGGCTCCCTGGTCGGATTCGTGAACGTCCTCGGCGACGGCGGCGTCCACGCCTTCCTGCTGGACACCGTGGTCGCCCGGCGCTGCCGGACCCGGGGGGTCGGCTCGGCCCTCGTCGCCAAGGCCGCCGAGGAGGCCCGTGCCGCCCGGTGCACGTGGCTCCACGTCGACTTCGAGGACCACCTGCGCCCCTTCTACCTCGACGCCTGCGGCTTCCGGGCGACCGCGGCGGGCCTGCTGCGCCTGTGA
- a CDS encoding helix-turn-helix domain-containing protein, producing MGSRRLAVAEAASEPRGLPSRYLTPDDLVAMFDLPSVETVYQWRRKRTGPRGFRVGRHLRYDPADVQAWVESLREEAAA from the coding sequence ATGGGTAGCCGTCGCCTCGCTGTCGCAGAAGCGGCTTCCGAGCCGCGTGGTCTGCCGTCGCGGTACCTGACTCCTGACGACCTGGTGGCGATGTTCGACCTGCCCAGCGTCGAGACGGTCTACCAGTGGCGCCGCAAGCGCACCGGTCCCCGTGGCTTCCGGGTCGGCCGACACCTGCGCTATGACCCTGCGGACGTCCAAGCCTGGGTCGAGTCCCTGCGGGAAGAGGCTGCCGCCTGA
- a CDS encoding transcriptional regulator — MSAADATAASDEGEDLHPTRSLDDTVHQRVRLGILTIAREAERVEFGFLKEQLALTDGNLSRHLKVLEESALITLEKGYSGRRPRTWVSLTRDGAQALDAELRALRALVRRLETPRPPPGPPGT; from the coding sequence ATGAGCGCCGCAGACGCGACCGCCGCGAGCGACGAAGGAGAAGACCTCCATCCGACCCGGTCCCTGGACGACACCGTCCACCAGCGCGTACGGCTCGGCATCCTCACCATCGCCAGAGAGGCCGAGCGCGTCGAGTTCGGCTTCCTGAAGGAGCAATTGGCCCTCACCGACGGCAACCTCTCCCGGCATCTGAAGGTGCTGGAGGAATCGGCGCTGATCACCCTGGAGAAGGGCTACTCGGGCCGGCGCCCCCGGACGTGGGTCTCCCTCACCCGCGACGGCGCGCAGGCGCTGGACGCCGAACTCCGCGCCCTGCGCGCCCTGGTACGCCGCCTGGAAACCCCGCGCCCCCCTCCCGGCCCACCCGGCACCTGA
- a CDS encoding replication initiator, translating to MPALLRQLSGLGGCTHPIRLDGHRTEYDVDTRTGEIGNVLHHLDSSSLPAGHLLVRCNNRRTTRCAACAEVYRRDTFHLITSGLRGGKGVPERVAAHPRVFATFTAPSFGPIHNRPTGPAGSVRRCRCGELHDQDDSALGTPLDPDTYDYEAAVLWNAHAGPLWRRFSIYLRREVAKRAGLTQRAFREYARVSFAKVAEYQKRGAVHFHAVIRIDGPEGGDTPPPAWATAELLTDAIRAAAAAARVDGPVIDGRAHAFAFGRQLDVRTIRSADFDGGQELTERAVAAYIAKYATKGAETATGALDRPLKFLAELAHLDIGDHARRLIRTAWTLGARKDLEHLRLRAWAHMLGFRGHFSTKSRRYSTTLGALRDARAAWRRAQALAAAETGPDTTLVLAHWVYAGTGLTDAEAWLAETLEPAPGTEGEPTHG from the coding sequence ATGCCCGCACTCCTGCGCCAACTCTCCGGCCTCGGCGGCTGCACGCACCCGATCCGCCTCGACGGCCACCGCACCGAGTACGACGTTGACACCCGCACCGGCGAGATCGGCAACGTCCTCCACCACCTCGACTCCTCCAGCCTCCCGGCCGGTCACCTCCTGGTCCGCTGCAACAACCGCCGCACGACCCGCTGCGCAGCCTGCGCCGAGGTGTACCGCCGCGACACCTTCCACCTGATCACCTCCGGCCTGCGCGGCGGCAAGGGCGTCCCCGAACGCGTCGCCGCCCACCCGCGCGTCTTCGCCACCTTCACCGCCCCGAGCTTCGGCCCGATCCACAACCGCCCCACCGGCCCGGCCGGATCGGTCCGCCGCTGCCGCTGCGGCGAGCTCCACGACCAGGACGACTCCGCCCTCGGCACCCCGCTCGACCCGGACACCTACGACTACGAAGCGGCCGTGCTCTGGAACGCGCACGCCGGTCCGCTGTGGCGGCGCTTCTCCATCTACCTGCGCCGGGAGGTCGCCAAGCGCGCCGGCCTCACGCAGCGGGCCTTCCGCGAGTACGCCCGGGTGTCCTTCGCCAAGGTCGCCGAGTACCAGAAGCGCGGGGCCGTCCACTTCCACGCCGTCATCCGCATCGACGGCCCCGAGGGCGGCGACACCCCGCCTCCCGCCTGGGCCACCGCAGAGCTGCTGACCGACGCCATCCGGGCCGCCGCTGCCGCCGCCCGCGTGGACGGCCCGGTCATCGACGGCCGGGCCCACGCCTTCGCCTTCGGCCGTCAGCTCGACGTCCGCACCATCCGCTCGGCCGACTTCGACGGCGGCCAGGAACTGACCGAACGGGCCGTCGCCGCCTACATCGCCAAGTACGCCACCAAGGGCGCCGAGACCGCCACGGGAGCTCTGGACCGTCCGCTGAAGTTCCTCGCCGAACTCGCCCACCTCGACATCGGCGACCACGCCCGCCGGCTCATCCGCACCGCCTGGACCCTCGGCGCCCGCAAGGACCTCGAACACCTCCGCCTGCGGGCCTGGGCCCACATGCTCGGCTTCCGCGGCCACTTCTCCACCAAGTCCCGCCGCTACTCCACCACCCTCGGCGCCCTCCGCGACGCCCGCGCCGCATGGCGCCGCGCACAGGCCCTGGCAGCGGCCGAGACCGGCCCGGACACGACCCTCGTCCTCGCGCACTGGGTCTACGCCGGGACCGGCCTCACCGACGCCGAAGCCTGGCTCGCCGAAACCCTTGAACCCGCCCCCGGAACGGAAGGAGAGCCCACCCATGGGTAG
- a CDS encoding ATP-binding protein, protein MHEYTSSARVWGLSCPGFPEEVSRARRWTRDILRGSPLAEDAELIVSELSANAILHTASGQQAGIFHLALAVSAQVIALSVTDDGGTGTAPKVEHQDQDAEHGRGLDLVSVLAHRVIVHRSQAGHTVTAELFAAPRGSAGGHPC, encoded by the coding sequence ATGCACGAGTATACGAGTAGCGCCCGGGTCTGGGGGCTCAGTTGCCCAGGTTTTCCGGAAGAGGTCAGCAGGGCCCGCCGCTGGACCCGCGACATCCTGCGGGGATCGCCGTTGGCGGAGGACGCCGAGCTGATCGTCAGCGAGCTGAGCGCGAACGCGATCCTCCACACGGCCAGCGGCCAGCAGGCGGGCATCTTTCACCTGGCCTTGGCGGTCTCCGCGCAAGTGATCGCGCTCTCGGTCACGGACGACGGAGGCACTGGCACGGCCCCGAAGGTCGAGCACCAGGACCAGGACGCCGAACACGGCCGAGGCTTGGATCTGGTCAGTGTTCTCGCGCATCGGGTCATCGTCCACCGCAGCCAGGCCGGCCACACCGTCACCGCGGAACTGTTCGCCGCACCGCGAGGATCGGCAGGAGGACACCCGTGCTGA
- a CDS encoding mobile element transfer protein, whose amino-acid sequence MSANRRFRSVTRIGPVQVGTSYDGRGREKHTAACTAPRCGFSADYDSRAAAELAARTHRCPVR is encoded by the coding sequence GTGAGCGCCAACCGCCGCTTCCGCTCCGTCACCCGCATCGGCCCCGTCCAGGTCGGCACGTCCTACGACGGTCGTGGCCGGGAGAAGCACACCGCTGCCTGCACGGCCCCGCGCTGCGGCTTCTCCGCCGACTACGACAGCCGCGCCGCCGCCGAACTGGCCGCCCGTACCCACCGTTGCCCCGTCCGCTGA
- a CDS encoding DUF2637 domain-containing protein, which yields MRAYLARVDAVLVQAVIAAALSFAHLHDVASAAGQDGWKAWAYPVSVDLLLVAAWRRLRSGEAKAAGWCWFLIALAASLGANVATAGLLDLDHVPAWLRILVAGWPAVAFLGGTLLVHSSPTTHDEPSDAVGQEAPEDIEDQEDAPDPAPEPPAAESAPVPPPAPPPVAVPAALVEHARKVAAEHHARTGTAIDTPTLRARLGVPPPMADAIAAQL from the coding sequence ATGCGTGCCTACCTGGCCCGTGTCGATGCGGTGCTCGTCCAAGCGGTCATCGCCGCCGCGTTGTCCTTCGCCCACCTGCACGACGTCGCCTCGGCGGCCGGACAGGACGGGTGGAAGGCGTGGGCCTATCCCGTCTCCGTCGACCTGCTGCTCGTCGCCGCCTGGCGCCGTCTGCGGTCCGGCGAGGCGAAAGCGGCCGGGTGGTGCTGGTTCCTGATCGCCCTCGCCGCGTCGCTGGGCGCGAACGTCGCCACCGCCGGGCTGCTCGACCTGGACCACGTGCCGGCCTGGCTTCGCATCCTCGTCGCGGGCTGGCCCGCGGTCGCCTTCCTCGGCGGAACCCTCCTGGTCCACTCGTCGCCGACCACGCATGACGAGCCCAGTGATGCCGTGGGCCAGGAGGCGCCCGAGGACATCGAGGACCAGGAGGACGCGCCCGATCCCGCTCCGGAACCGCCGGCGGCCGAGTCGGCACCGGTTCCACCTCCGGCCCCGCCTCCGGTCGCCGTCCCGGCCGCCCTGGTCGAGCACGCCCGCAAAGTCGCCGCCGAGCACCACGCCCGCACCGGAACGGCCATCGACACCCCGACCCTGCGCGCCCGCCTCGGCGTCCCGCCACCCATGGCCGACGCCATCGCCGCCCAGCTCTGA
- a CDS encoding FtsK/SpoIIIE domain-containing protein, translating to MTDLATLLEVGGPVAALGGGAAYARARHPGVYWSTVGLPVSTVRLLSSYGSVMEACGLTVAPSRLRVLAVKATTRREVRPVPPRRGIIRPTTTGLRVRLRLAPGQEPADVAASAERLRHAWGVHAVYVTTIKPGVVELRLVGFDVLRRVRMPRKLRPGLLRVPVALREDATPFVRDYRTVPHQLTLGATLSGKSMYLRHLVAGLARQPVALVGIDCKRGVELAPFAPRLSALATDPEQAAELLPVLIREMEDRYDLLKARQGITPSTPDEEITSDIWGLPEHERPVPVVLFVDEVAELFLVATRKDEERRDEMVTQLIRLAQLGRAAGIYLEVCGQRFGAELGKGATMLRAQLTGRVCHRVNDEASAKMALGDIAPEAVSAACAIAPERPGLAVAGDTSGGWSRIRTPYLSLGDAAETCRESAHLVPDLPALKPFRPDAPLQPAETPSPVLRPRPVTD from the coding sequence ATGACCGACCTGGCAACGCTTCTGGAGGTGGGTGGTCCCGTCGCCGCGCTCGGCGGTGGGGCCGCCTACGCCCGGGCGCGACACCCCGGCGTCTACTGGTCCACGGTCGGCTTACCGGTGTCCACGGTCCGGCTGCTCAGCTCCTACGGCTCCGTCATGGAGGCGTGCGGGCTGACCGTGGCCCCCTCCCGGCTGCGGGTCCTGGCGGTCAAGGCCACCACCCGCCGTGAGGTCCGGCCCGTACCGCCGCGCCGGGGGATCATCCGGCCGACCACGACGGGGCTGCGGGTTCGCCTACGGCTCGCCCCGGGACAGGAACCCGCCGACGTGGCCGCCTCCGCCGAACGGCTGCGGCACGCCTGGGGCGTCCACGCCGTCTACGTGACCACGATCAAGCCGGGCGTGGTCGAACTGCGTCTCGTCGGCTTCGACGTGCTGCGGCGGGTGCGCATGCCGCGCAAGCTCCGCCCGGGCCTGCTCCGGGTGCCGGTCGCGCTGCGCGAGGACGCCACTCCGTTCGTACGCGACTACCGCACCGTGCCGCACCAACTCACCCTCGGCGCCACGCTGTCCGGCAAGTCCATGTACCTGCGTCACCTCGTCGCCGGCCTCGCCCGCCAACCCGTCGCCCTGGTCGGCATCGACTGCAAGCGGGGCGTGGAACTGGCGCCCTTCGCCCCGCGCCTGTCGGCGCTCGCCACCGACCCGGAACAGGCCGCCGAACTGCTGCCCGTGCTCATCAGGGAAATGGAGGACCGGTACGACCTGCTCAAGGCCCGGCAGGGCATCACGCCGAGCACGCCGGACGAGGAGATCACCTCTGACATCTGGGGTCTGCCCGAGCACGAACGCCCGGTGCCCGTCGTGCTGTTCGTCGACGAGGTGGCCGAACTCTTCCTCGTCGCCACGAGGAAGGACGAGGAACGCCGGGACGAAATGGTCACCCAACTCATCCGGCTCGCCCAGCTCGGCCGGGCCGCCGGCATCTACCTGGAGGTCTGCGGACAGCGCTTCGGCGCCGAACTCGGCAAGGGCGCGACCATGCTGCGGGCACAGTTGACCGGCCGCGTCTGCCACCGCGTCAACGACGAAGCCTCCGCCAAGATGGCACTCGGCGACATCGCCCCCGAGGCGGTCTCCGCGGCCTGCGCCATCGCCCCCGAACGGCCCGGCCTCGCCGTGGCCGGTGACACCTCCGGCGGCTGGTCCCGCATCCGCACGCCGTACCTCTCCCTCGGCGACGCCGCCGAGACCTGCCGCGAGTCGGCCCACCTGGTCCCCGACCTGCCCGCGCTCAAGCCCTTCCGGCCCGACGCGCCCCTACAGCCTGCTGAGACACCGAGCCCGGTCCTGCGGCCTCGACCGGTGACCGACTGA